From Aedes albopictus strain Foshan chromosome 1, AalbF5, whole genome shotgun sequence, one genomic window encodes:
- the LOC109413950 gene encoding uncharacterized protein LOC109413950, with product MGNSGSMHGLPGYDEGFHHPSYQHQYQRYQEMMRANGHHGAPPGWLESYQRDLRNGGGGGLIGGGGGGHRTFDNRRSHEGLGHRESTSSGPSLPPPMKVLPDIPGRVAKLRPTNNGNILHSGGTISKNNNLQRSKSISSPTYQQHQQQAFDESEETGVMTLLPPRLAMQRSRTQTNMMTPGRRDFNESPSRGLGPRGYATNQRKQSYEHGTLNKKRFGSEPDLRISTSSNELQDDSSGGGSGGQAGHRNTKPVQSKIIKGKNKKKAPVPPPLEKREREPEMMEKQRIIAYSPLRKTNSDASSTQPSSDSNSNNPTRKLRLFKTRAETKKNLNIAKLPEASDAKYSAKNGHKLPLAPSNSSPYKLMSRKDPEFDSGTLDKPKSRLNPTSFFRREKTFDIGVLERERVVRSANHVPEIKPTMSPPISRRKSIVKSLLEKDQAEQEQQQQRKQKQLQQSRVSAVEPKFKPKVQEDKRKPSQPAPTTPMTDFQKELQVATRRKTTVTGNNPNLAQQKSTPATANHRKISEVKQTIKVEAPKNSLVISVEPSKQQSPEREKQSLSPAPPPPPLPKTSFYFGMAEAPKQSSKEEARISPALLVTAKMMETRVDSDVDSSDEEPPIIRSDFHNELDDEMDKTQLDAIDRFAASLMNGTKFASGSDSAASSDVDMRTNGNDLDSEAQEICLKLRPTLPRKNFEIPRFSPAAAWRLLTTEDDFGRDATELFPFVEKKTVLRSLEAVDAAEDRIERIYREPVPGLQDNKSGDSGISGDAGLPDIGEAQLLNSSKERDSPESSPVDDSGNNAWSANALRLTPWTPQQDLEDDDDTTGSSDNRQLIEETPISNGPNDFSSKGHIFSLSLPRESHLSIYTANANGEKVEKQMFNSLQKLRKSVSDAFTSDPDVSPLESGDNWFLSRLESPAMTNAFEKRQLSPTAPKQTPPEVPTNGGTLKEETQFGMPAKHNAIGYLVSGKHMMYLPKEATKVITTSSSPTKNDQNNNVPEALTVSSSSYADKRRETKENMQDPVPEGETFPVKISTRKNHRFTFQSTIRQIEKRRVAEKLSREAEIKEALRLSELEAMRRVEEEFQKKRAREKASIRHQLRLFTMEETGQAYDVNDDDENTDCSKRVEPDIDIAPNPSKPSGLYRKKDSTMERPSFQNGGQARRLSSSRFHASAATLERKYSAGSGNGNYDRDLDDDFNDHSDDHQNGGTNGNGHHHNHNDVDDDDDVDSSLGYIDTRTPYISRIIQAKSSKSYSAGLKK from the exons ATGGGTAACTCAGGCAGTATGCACGGTTTACCGGGGTATGACGAGGGATTTCACCATCCGAGCTACCAACATCAGTACCAGCGCTATCAAGAGATGATGCGTGCCAACGGCCATCATGGAGCTCCTCCAGGCTGGTTGGAGTCCTATCAACGAGACCTACGTAATGGAGGCGGTGGTGGCCTCatcggaggaggaggaggaggccaTCGAACCTTCGATAACCGACGTAGTCACGAAGGCTTGGGCCACCGAGAGTCCACCAGCAGTGGACCGAGTCTTCCACCGCCGATGAAAGTTCTTCCGGATATCCCCGGAAGGGTGGCTAAGCTCCGTCCCACCAACAATGGGAACATCCTGCACTCAGGCGGAACCATCAGCAAGAACAACAACCTTCAGCGATCGAAGAGCATATCTTCGCCAACGTATCAGCAGCATCAACAGCAGGCCTTCGACGAGTCGGAAGAGACTGGAGTCATGACGTTGCTTCCACCGCGACTGGCCATGCAGCGATCCCGAACGCAGACGAACATGATGACACCGGGCAGACGGGACTTCAATGAATCGCCTTCCAGAGGCCTGGGACCTCGCGGATACGCTACGAACCAACGGAAGCAGAGTTACGAGCACGGGACGTTGAACAAGAAGCGCTTCGGCTCGGAACCGGATCTTCGCATTTCCACGAGTAGCAACGAGCTGCAGGACGATTCCAGCGGTGGCGGAAGCGGCGGACAGGCAGGCCATCGAAACACCAAACCGGTCCAGTCAAAGATCATCAAGGGTAAGAATAAGAAAAAGGCACCGGTTCCACCTCCGTTGGAGAAG CGTGAACGTGAACCGGAAATGATGGAGAAGCAACGCATTATCGCATACTCTCCTCTGCGCAAGACCAATTCGGATGCGTCGTCAACGCAGCCTTCCAGCGACAGCAACAGTAACAACCCGACCCGGAAACTCCGGCTGTTCAAAACCCGTGCCGAGACCAAGAAGAACCTGAACATAGCCAAACTCCCGGAAGCATCCGATGCCAAGTACTCTGCCAAGAACGGGCATAAGCTGCCCCTGGCACCGTCCAACAGCAGTCCCTACAAGCTGATGAGCCGCAAAGACCCGGAGTTTGACAGCGGTACCCTGGATAAGCCCAAGTCCCGTCTCAACCCAACGTCGTTTTTCCGTCGGGAAAAAACCTTCGACATTGGTGTGCTCGAGCGTGAACGGGTGGTGCGTAGCGCCAATCATGTGCCAGAAATCAAGCCGACCATGTCGCCGCCGATTTCACGACGGAAATCCATCGTCAAGTCTCTGCTGGAGAAGGATCAAGCCGAGCAGGAGCAACAGCAACAACGGAAGCAGAAGCAGTTGCAACAGAGTCGTGTCTCAGCGGTTGAACCAAAGTTCAAGCCCAAGGTTCAAGAAGACAAGCGCAAGCCATCGCAACCGGCTCCAACCACTCCGATGACGGACTTCCAGAAGGAGCTGCAGGTTGCCACTCGACGAAAGACTACAGTCACTGGAAACAATCCGAATCTTGCGCAACAGAAGTCTACGCCCGCAACGGCCAATCACCGCAAGATATCCGAAGTTAAGCAAACCATCAAAGTGGAAGCACCCAAGAACAGTCTGGTCATCTCGGTGGAACCCAGCAAGCAGCAATCTCCGGAAAGGGAGAAGCAATCTCTCAGTCCGGCTCCACCGCCGCCTCCACTTCCGAAAACTAGCTTCTACTTCGGAATGGCCGAAGCTCCCAAGCAGTCTTCCAAGGAAGAGGCGCGTATTTCGCCGGCACTCCTCGTCACAGCCAAGATGATGGAAACTCGCGTCGATTCGGACGTCGACTCCTCCGATGAGGAGCCACCCATCATCCGGAGCGACTTCCACAACGAACTGGACGATGAGATGGACAAAACCCAGCTGGACGCCATCGATCGGTTCGCGGCTAGCCTTATGAACGGAACCAAGTTCGCCTCCGGGTCGGACTCGGCCGCTTCCTCGGACGTGGACATGCGCACCAACGGCAACGATCTGGACTCAGAAGCGCAGGAGATTTGTCTGAAGCTTCGCCCAACGCTGCCGCGCAAAAACTTCGAAATTCCACGCTTCAGTCCGGCGGCGGCCTGGCGACTGCTGACCACCGAGGACGACTTTGGACGGGACGCAACCGAGTTGTTCCCGTTCGTGGAGAAAAAGACGGTGCTTCGCAGTTTGGAAGCCGTTGATGCAGCGGAAGACCGAATTGAACGAATctaccgggaacctgttccgggactACAAGACAACAAGAGCGGCGACAGTGGGATTTCCGGGGACGCTGGTCTCCCTGACATCGGGGAAGCTCAGCTGTTGAACTCCAGCAAGGAACGTGACTCACCGGAGAGTTCCCCGGTGGACGACAGTGGCAACAATGCGTGGTCCGCGAATGCCTTGCGGCTGACGCCTTGGACGCCGCAGCAGGACTTGGAAGATGACGATGATACGACCGGAAGTAGCGACAACAGGCAGCTCATCGAGGAGACGCCGATCAGTAACGGTCCGAATGATTTCTCCAGCAAGGGACACATATTCAGCTTATCGCTACCACGTGAGAGTCACCTGTCCATCTACACGGCAAACGCTAACGGAGAGAAG GTTGAAAAACAGATGTTCAATAGCCTGCAAAAGTTACGTAAGTCAGTTTCGGATGCGTTCACCAGCGATCCGGATGTTAGTCCACTGGAGAGTGGGGACAACTGGTTCTTGTCCCGGCTGGAATCGCCAGCGATGACGAATGCCTTCGAAAAACGACAGCTTAGTCCGACTGCTCCGAAGCAAACTCCTCCAGAGGTGCCCACGAACGGTGGAACCCTCAAAGAGGAAACACAGTTCGGAATGCCGGCCAAGCACAACGCCATTGGGTATCTGGTCAGCGGGAAGCACATGATGTACCTTCCGAAGGAGGCCACCAAGGTCATCACCACCAGCAGCAGCCCTACCAAGAATGACCAAAACAACAACGTGCCAGAAGCTCTCACGGTGAGCAGCTCGTCTTACGCGGACAAGCGAAGGGAAACCAAGGAGAACATGCAGGACCCGGTACCGGAGGGGGAGACCTTCCCGGTGAAGATTTCCACCCGGAAGAACCATCGGTTCACCTTCCAGAGTACGATACGGCAGATCGAGAAACGGCGCGTTGCCGAGAAGCTCTCCCGCGAGGCGGAGATCAAGGAAGCGCTGCGACTGAGCGAGCTGGAAGCCATGCGCCGGGTGgaggaagagttccagaagaagcgTGCCCGCGAGAAGGCTTCCATACGGCACCAGCTGCGACTGTTCACGATGGAGGAGACGGGCCAGGCGTACGACGTGAATGACGACGATGAG AACACCGACTGCAGCAAACGCGTCGAACCGGACATCGATATAGCACCCAACCCGTCCAAACCGAGCGGACTGTACCGCAAGAAAGACTCCACGATGGAGCGGCCCTcgttccaaaatggcggccaagcACGCCGACTGAGCTCGTCACGTTTTCACGCTAGCGCTGCCACCCTGGAGCGCAAATACTCCGCCGGCAGTGGCAACGGCAACTACGATCGGGATCTGGACGACGATTTCAACGACCATAGCGACGACCACCAGAACGGCGGAACCAATGGCAACGGTCACCATCACAACCACAACGacgttgacgacgacgatgacgtggATAGCAGCTTGGGCTACATCGACACCCGGACGCCGTACATCTCGCGCATCATCCAGGCCAAGAGCAGCAAGAGCTACTCGGCGGGTTTGAAGAAGTGA